GTTGTTTCTTACCGCAAAGACCCCAAATTAGCAAGTTCCTGATCCTAGTCCTTGAGTGACTATTGGAACATACATGAACGTACATGTCATGGGATTGTTGAGATTAATTTTTACGggtataatttatacattatttaagatAAAGCTGCCAATAAATTTGATTGGGTGTTGCAGGGAGTACTCATATCAGTAACTGGTTCAGAtatcaaacttttttttttttttaattgtaggaaATCGTGTTTTGactataaaaatacttaacattactaaaacacaattattatcaattttgtgttatctttattttctaatcttgtaataataataataaatataattcattaacaACTAATACATAACTATTCTTAACACAATATATACAAAAGGCAAGAATCAAATAAAGCCTACAAAATTGCAGGAGTTATTGctacaaatgtttgtaaatatcaGTTCACTTTTTTTGGCCCTTTTTCTTCTTTTGAACGCTGTCGCCTGCTTTAGAAGTTCTGCATTTTCATCCTCTACAAGAGACGGGGCCTCCAATAGTCTTCGTGGTAAGATAGCTAACCCTATGAGAGTCAGACCTGCAACAAAGCAAGCAAACACGttcaattatttctaaataaattactaacgtaacttcagaagaagcaaaaaaaattatcgaattgaaaagaaattaatcaaataatttaaagaacagattagaattgatgaaaaataacaagaatttattcacaaaattaatcaacctgtggCTTTTGCAATTAAAACGTTTggggcaaaattgaaaattttttaaatcaaaatgatggatttagtTCCATGTTTAGTTATATGTTAATTTGGAGATATTTCTATTTCAGAATCTGGAGTAGAAGAATTTGAATTTccaaaattactatcttaaacACCGTTTAAACCaagaattattgaaaaaaccTACAGTTAGTAGTTGAATcaaataagtcctggaacaactgatataataattggtgaaattggtaaaaatttcttcctagagcaaaggatgacaAATTTGGTTTGCATTGGgatagaaaaaaagttttataattggaaatttgcccgtgaatttgaACATAACgatataattatgaattaaacaGTACATGAAGGTACTCATGGAttgtggagattattaacagacaatgatgttccaAGAGATGTTATATTCTAATGaagatttacaaatttatactgaaattttatggaaatctggttcaatgtacaaaaataatgatccaatcggctaaaaaaaaactaaatcaagTAAAGGTTAAAAACGTAagagtttaattaaaacaaattaggaAAACCTAATCGAGTCTTctctaaaacattaaacattttagaggaattttcattaGGAAAGTAAGTTCATTTCAGAAGTTTTTATAGATAATTAATCAGTGATTccttaaatgttaaaacaattcaaattgtttaataaattatttaatagattgaaatattttttattttctataaaatattttctttaattcctGTCATTTTCTATATTATACGTATTTTCAGCAATTTGGTGTCCTTGAGCTCAGGTTCGTAAAGAATATCGCTCCTTTTCATAagtatctttgttttttatttttatgaattatttatttatagtgtcCTTCATTATGTTtcttggaaatttatttttattatttttttttttttcaaaaaagacacgtattgaaaaaatagtatggATATAGGGTGAATAACGCTTGTATCACTATATCAGGTTGTAGGAGgctatttatacttttttaattaattgctgtTCTAAGaaccataaataattaagtaaaattgaacacaaaaagttattgaaaaaatagtatggACAAGAAAATTGCTTCCTAAATATAGTGAAAGAGGATATGTTTTGATTTGTACTACAAAGAAAACAAGAAATTAGACGTTTTAAAAGAAACAGAGaaacacaaaattgtgaatttggagacaATTTGTATCTTTGAATCAAAGACAAATTCGTGTGTTTGCAATAATTGTGGAGTTAGAAGGCTGTAAAGTATAAATGCTGAACAGATTTTTGAATATTGTGGATGAAAAGAGATTTACACCTGACCTAATAATGACTGGAAGAaaggcaataaaaaaaatcaagaatgtgttacaataatcatttaataaaaaaaatcaattaattttgtgaaatataaggGTTTTTCAATGGTTATaggaaaatttttataatttccgaGCAGATCTTTCAAAGGGGtttgaaagatttttataacttttaagaaACGCGCAGGTTTGGACAAGATATtttctattgtattatttatggttcaatgaccaatattttacatcaatttaCAAGTGActccaaaagtgagctagaaccgccatatacATTATACGCCATATACACTTTATATACACAGActaataaatcttaattaaatgGAAATGGTAGGACCTATATTAAGTAGGATGTTGCTATGAATTGTATATGTACTCAAATAATAGGCtattagtaattttaagtaaatatagaTGATAGGATCAATATTAAGTACAAAGTTGTCATGAAATCGTATATGTACTCAAATAATAAGCTATAAGTAATCTTAAGTGAATATAGACGTTAAGATCGATATTAAGTACAATGTTGTTATGAAATCGTATAGCCTATGTACTCAAAAGTATATATATGTGGCGGACCTaaaccacttttgggacagtcagaaattcaatataaaatactgtccattgaaccataaacgaatctgtaaaatcaaagaggaaatcacgaatgaaaaataaccgaatctacatctgttttactgttcattgtaggcttctaatttcttaaggtGTTTTAATGAAAAGTCTATATTCCACAAAATAGATAGTAACACATTCTttgtcttttattgtcttttttccagtaacaatctagaataatttatcatttttattaaattctttaatgtttttcatccaatatatatatatatatatatatatatatatatatatatatatataataaaatctgttCTGCAAgagtactttacaatcttccaactctgaaattattgtaaacccgaaaaaaaattatttatcttttattttctccaaattcaaaattctatgttccttattttcttccaattccattAACTAAGTAAATATCGATGTTATGATCGATATTAAGTACGATGTTGTTATGAAATCCTACATGTACTCAAATAATAAGCTATAAGTAAACTTAAGTGAATATACTGTAGATGTTATGATCGATATTAAGTACAATGTTGTTATGAAATCCTACATGTACTCAAATAATAAGCTATAAGTAATCTTAAGTGAATATACTGTAGATGTTATGATCGATATTAAGTACGATGTTGTTATGAAATCCTACATGTACTCAAAATAATAAGCTATAAGTAAACTTAAGTGAATATACTGTAGATGTTATGATCGATATTAAGTACAATGTTGTTATGAAATCCTACATGTACTCAAATAATAAGCTATAAGTAATCTTAAGTGAATATACTGTAGATGTTATGATCGATATTAAGTACGATGTTGTTATGAAATCCTACATGTACTCAAATAATAAGCTATAAGTAAACTTAAGTGAATATACTGTAGATGTTATGATCGATATTAAGTACAATGTTGTTATGAAATCCTACATGTACTCAAATAATAAGCTATAAGTAATCTTAAGTGAATATACTGTAGATGTTATGATCGATATTAAGTACGATGTTGTTATGAAATCCTACATGTACTCAAATAATAAGCTATAAGTAATCTTAAGTGAATATACTGTAGATGTTATGATCGATATTAAGTACAATGTTGTTATGAAATCCTACATGTACTCAAATAATAAGCTATAAGTAATCTTAAGTGAATATACTGTAGATGTTATGATAGATATTAAGTACGATGTTGTTATGAAATCCTACATGTACTCAAATAATAAGCTATAAGTAATCTTAAGTGAATATACTGTAGATGTTATGATCGATATTAAGTACGATGTTGTTATGAAATCCTACATGTACTCAAATAATAAGCTATAAGTAATCTTAAGTGAATATACTGTAGATGTTATGATAGATATTAAGTACGATGTTGTTATGAAATCCTACATGTACTCAAATAATAAGCTATAAGTAATCTTAAGTGAATATACTGTAGATGTTATGAtagatattaagtacaatgtTGTTATGAAATCCTACATGTACTCAAATAATAAGCTATAAGTAATCTTAAGTGAATATACTGTAGATGTTATGATCGATATTAAGTACAATGTTGTTATGAAATCCTACATGTACTCAAAATAATAAGCTATAAGTAATCTTAAGTGAATATACTGTAGATGTCATGATAGATATTAAGTACGATGTTGTTATGAAATCCTACATGTACTCAAATAATAAGCTATAAGTAATCTTAAGTGAATATACTGTAGATGTTATGAtagatattaagtacaatgtTGTTATGAAATCCTACATGTACTCAAATAATAAGCTATAAGTAATCTTAAGTGAATATACTGTAGATGTTATGATCGATATTAAGTACGATGTTGTTGTGACACCATCACCCGCGTTATCAGCTGACGCACTATGTGTTACGAGTACGGCGCTTGACTGAAGTGCCTGACCATCAGTACTGTATCAGTATAGCTTATCTGGCGTTGTTGTGACACCATCACCCGCGTTATCAGCTGACGCACTATGTGTTACGAGTACGGCGCTTGACTGAAGTGCCTGACCATCAGTACTGTATCAGTATAGCTTATCTGGCGTTGTTGTGACACCATCACCCGCGTTATCAGCTGACGCACTATGTGTTACGAGTACGGCGCTTGACTGAAGTGCCTGACCATCAGTACTGTATCAGTATAGCTTATCTGGCGTTGTTGTGACACCATCACCCGCGTTATCAGCTGACGCACTATGTGTTACGAGTACGGCGCTTGACTGAAGTGCCTGACCATCAGTACTGTATCAGTATAAGCTTATCTGGCGTTGTTGTGACACCATCACCCGCGTTATCAGCTGACGCACTATGTGTTACGAGTACGGCGCTTGACTGAAGTGCCTGACCATCAGTACTGTATCAGTATAGCTTATCTGGCGTTGTTGTGACACCATCACCCGCGTTATCAGCTGACGCACTATGTGTTACGAGTACGGCGCTTGACTGAAGTGCCTGACCATCAGTACTGTATCAGTATAGCTTATCTGGCGTTGTTGTGACACCATCACCCGCGTTATCAGCTGACGCACTATGTGTTACGAGTACGGCGCTTGACTGAAGTGCCTGACCATCAGTACTGTATCAGTATAGCTTATCTGGCGTTGTTGGAAGTAACGAGTACCAAACCATATCACTGCGAAAACATGGTGCAGCATTTCCCTCCcttcatgtaaatttgtttttcGATAATTATTGAACTATGTTCATTTAAATTTCGAGGGTAACCACTCGGAATTATAATATTACGTCTCATAGTTATAATTTCATACAATCACGTGCTCAGTGTGATGGCCGAGGGAGGGGGGAGAACATGTCAGATCTGTAGTCCCCAGTAACAAGCGCTTCACAGTGTTCGAGTAGGTACTTGCTCACATCGGCAAAGTATTCGAGCTTACAATactccctttttttaaaattatcgatGTCAATATATGATAAGCTGTAAAAATTGAAGATATCCAATCAAATTCAGTCATTTAATTGTAGGTAATTTTCTTAGATAGGCCTAATTGTAAAAGAGACCTAGAGTGAACCGATAATTGGACAATAAGCAGTAACAATATAATGACTTTGGCGTTGTATTGGGCAAGATTACTATAACGTATTGTATGGTTTGGTGCATTGCAAAGGGCGTCGGCGGTACTACTGTATATCTTACTTACTACTACAGCCCTGATATCTGAGTACACACAGTGTAATTATTTAGACTTTAGGACTTATTTAACAATGCACAATTAACTAATCTAAATTACTTTAGAAgtctaataaacattaaatttaaaaaaatacttttttaatgctACTACCATACAAACggatttaatttcattattttaaactttattaactaGAACTTCTGCTAATCTTCAAGTTTACGTTaatcgaaattaaaaaaaaaggaacaGAACCCATTCTCTAATATTTAGATTGCTTGCTgaacatttaaacaaagaaaccagctttatttttacaaatacattaacaTTCTGATAGGTGAAAGTGGCATTTGTAGGAATACTTTATTGGCTTAGCTTTATCTAATTCTATGATTCGATACATGAAACAGTCTGCCTAGGTGTTTACACGTTATCTCAAGATGGAATTGgcctataaacttgatatttgtcATGTACCTTTATCTAATTCTATGATTCGATACATGAAACAGTCTGCCTAGGTGTTTACACGTTATCTCGAGATGTAACTGgcctataaacttgatatttgtcATGTACCTTTATCTAATTCTATAATTCGATACATGAAACAGTCTGCCTAGGTGTTTACACGTTATCTCGAGATGGAACTGGCCCATAAACTTGATATTTGTCATGTACCTTTATCAAATTCTATCATTCGATACATGAAACAGTCTGCCTAGGTGTTTACACGTTATCTCGAGATGGAACTGgcctataaacttgatatttgtcATGTACCTTTATCACATTCTATGATTCGATACATGAAACAGTTCTGCCTAGGTGTTTACACGTTATCTCGAGATGGAACTGgcctataaacttgatatttgtcATGTACCTTTATCTAATTCTATGATTCGATAAATGAAACAGTCTGCCTAGGTGTTTACACGTTATCTCGAGATGGAACTGgcctataaacttgatatttgtcATGTACCTTTATCTAATTCTATGATTCGATACATGAAACAGTCTGCCTAGGTGTTTACACGTTATCTCGAGATGGAACTGgcctataaacttgatatttgtcATGTACCTTTATCTAATTCTATGATTCGATACATGAAAACAGTCTGCCTAGGTGTTTACACGTTATCTCGAGATGGAACTGgcctataaacttgatatttgtcATGTACCTTTATCTAATTCTATCATTCGATACAAGAAACAGTCTGCCTAGGTGTTTACACGTTATCTCGAGATGGAACTGgcctataaacttgatatttgtcATGTACCTTTATCTAATTCTATCATTCGATACAAGAAACAGTCTGCCTAGGTGTTTACACGTTATCTCGAGATGGAACTGGactataaacttgatatttgtcATGTACCTTTATCTAATTCTATCATTCGATACATGAAACAGTCTACCTAGGTGTTTACACGTTATCTCAAGATGGAAAAACTGgcctataaacttgatatttgtcATGTACCTTTATCTAATTCTATGATTCGATACATGAAACAGTCTGCCTAGGTGTTTACACGTTATCTCGAGATGGAACTGgcctataaacttgatatttgtcATGTACCTTTATCTAATTCTATGATTCGATACATGAAACAGTCTGCCTAGGTGTTTACACGTTATCTCGAGATGGAACTGgcctataaacttgatatttgtcATGTACCTTTATCTAATTCTATGATTCGATACATGAAACAGTCTGCCTAGGTGTTTACACGTTATCTCGAGATGGAACTGgcctataaacttgatatttgtcATGTACCTTTATCTAATTCTATGATTCGATACATGAAACAGTCTGCCTAGGTGTTTACACGTTATCTCGAGATGGAACTGgcctataaacttgatatttgtcATGTACCTTTATCTAATTCTATGATTCGATACATGAAACAGTCTGCCTAGGTGTTTACACGTTATCTCGAGATGGAACTGgcctataaacttgatatttgtcATGTACCTTTATCTAATTCTATGATTCGATACATGAAACAGTCTGCCTAGGTGTTTACACGTTATCTCGAGATGGAACTGgcctataaacttgatatttgtcATGTACCTTTATCTAATTCTATGATTCGATACATGAAACAGTCTGCCTAGGTGTTTACACGTTATCTCGAGATGGAACTGgcctataaacttgatatttgtcATGTACCTTTATCTAATTCTATCATTCGATACATGAAACAGTCTGCCTAGGTGTTTACACGTTATCTCGAGATGGAACTGgcctataaacttgatatttgtcATGTACCTTTATCTAATTCTATGATTCGATACATGAAACAGTCTGCCTAGGTGTTTACACGTTATCTCGAGATGGAACTGgcctataaacttgatatttgtcATGTACCTTTATCTAATTCTATGATTCGATACATGAAACAGTCTGCCTAGGTGTTTACACGTTATCTCGAGATGGAACTGgcctataaacttgatatttgtcATGTACCTTTATCTAATTCTATGATTCGATACATGAAACAGTCTGCCTAGGTGTTTACACGTTATCTCGAGATGGAACTGgcctataaacttgatatttgtcATCTACCAGACTAGAGTAAGCTCGACGATGGTGCAGTAGACTATTCACAGGACTTGGCTGCGTCattcattgaagcctatcacaatttattttattttgagttttaaatcgATTTATTTTCTGTCTGATTGAGTCTATTAACATGTGTTTTCTGTATGATCGTATGTCTATGCGTACAACATCGCTAAAATTACGCGTACAGTTTCAACGCCTGGGTCCCGCGTGACTGTGCGATGTGACGATCTAGAATCTCAGTTACTGTCTGTCTACTTAATATTGTTAGGTAAGAGGAAGAGGACAGTACTTACTGTTGAGAGCGCAAGGGAAGATGATGTAGAAGTTCAACGTAGCCGACTGGTAGTACAGGGCTTCCATCAAGTACATTATAATGGTCAGCAACAATGAGCAGATCCCCATGCTTATAATGCTGCAATGAGAAAGAGTGCTTACGTTACTTATCGTGTACACCAAACCCGTCATAGCAGAATACTTCTTTCATAAATactgaacaaattattttataaattttaaaattccggCGGTTTGacagaaaaagtaataaataggaTTTCAAACTTTCTCCATCCGAGGCCGAATcgtgttatatttttcaaatcatctaacctcaataaaaaactttaaatttggtaggcttatttgtaagtatttttaaCTTCAACTTATTAAAACGTTTTACTTTGTGGAGTTGAACTATTTTACAATGAATACGTGCTGAGAATGGAAATATGTACTATATTCTTTTAACTGTAAAACAAACACGATCTATGCATATATGCGATAATAATGCATAAAGTTAACATGTCACCGAACCCTAATTAACGAATTTCATTGTTTTAAGCTCAAATATGTTGTTGCATAGCTTTTGCATGTAAACAacgtttaatttcattaaaaacataaaaaccttAGTTcagaagataaaattaaaattaaaaaagcatacgTTACCTCCGTTTTAATTTCGTAGTTCGCACAAAAACTACATTGATTTATTGCTGACATACGATAATACAAGCTGTTGTTGGTCAGTATGAAAAACCAGAGAAAGGTTTTTCTAGAATATAGTGTTTTTTGCAGTCTATGGTAAAGATAAGTGCCTGATTCTATGTTTGCCGTCGTTGTCCCGAAAAACTTCTACTGAATCCTCTGGATGCTTACTTAAGAAGCGATAACACTTAAGATATTGATAACATTTATTGCATAAtccaatacaaaaaaattaaaataggaaaGAAAATTCTAATCAATACGAGCCATCTTTCTCCTGTACTAAAATTAACTTGATTACTGAGTTATGGTAAAATTTAGAAGCGGCAACTTTCTTTAGCATAATGTAATGTCTACTAAGAgagttataaaaaacaaattaggaAAACTTGTCATTTTGTAAGCTGATTAAACaaataaccaaaattaaaaaaattactactataaaataaaataaaaaaatcacaaaaacatatttttgtgaaaatatattaaactatcgTTAAGTAAGATATCATAATTGACTTACGGCCTATAGTGAATGAAAACTGTACAATGGATAAGTGCTATTGCTTTCAGTATAGAGTACATTCCTAGGACACGAGGCAGAGTGGGATCACCTGTGAACACAGTTACAGACAACATAAGAcagcaaactatagttttattgtgcTCAGTAGGCTACAGAAAACATTCCCAGGACACGAGGCAGAGTGGGATCATCTGTGAACACAGTCACAGACAACATAAGacatcaaactatagttttattgtgcTCAGTACAGAAAACATTCCCAGGACACGAGGCAGAGTGGGATCACCTGGGAACACAGTTACAGACAACATAAGACatcaaaactatagttttattgtgcTCAGTACAGAAAACATTCCCAGGACACGAGGCAGAGTGGGATCACCTGTGAACACAGTCACAGACAACATAAGacatcaaactatagttttattgtgcTCAGTACAGAAAACATTCCCAGGACACGAGGCAGAGTGGGATCATCTGTGAACACAGTTACAGACACATAAGacatcaaactatagttttattgtgcTCAGTACAGAAAACATTCCCAGGACACGAGGCAGAGTGGGATCATCTGTGAACACAGTTACAGACACATAAGacatcaaactatagttttattgtgcTCAGTACAGAAAACATTCCCAGGACACGAAGCAGAGTGGGATCATCTGTGAACACAGTTACAGACACATAAGacatcaaactatagttttattgtgcTCAGTACAGAAAACATTCCCAGGACACGAGGCAGAGTGGGATCATCTGTGAACACAGTTACAGACACATAAGacatcaaactatagttttattgtgcTCAGTACAGAAAACATTCCTAGGACACGAGGCAGAGTGGGATCATCTGTGAACACAGTTACAGACACATAAGacatcaaactatagttttattgtgcTCAGTACAGAAAACATTCCTAGGACACGAAGGCAGAGTGGGATCATCTGTGAACACAGTCACAGGACAACATAAGacatcaaactatagttttattgtgcTCAGTACAGAAAACATTCCTAGGACACGAGGCAGAGTGGGATCATCTGTGAACACAGTTACAGACACATAAGacatcaaactatagttttattgtgcTCAGTACAGAAAAACATTCCTAGGACACGAGGCCAG
The Homalodisca vitripennis isolate AUS2020 chromosome 4, UT_GWSS_2.1, whole genome shotgun sequence DNA segment above includes these coding regions:
- the LOC124360941 gene encoding uncharacterized protein LOC124360941 isoform X1, with amino-acid sequence MYSILKAIALIHCTVFIHYRPIISMGICSLLLTIIMYLMEALYYQSATLNFYIIFPCALNSLTLIGLAILPRRLLEAPSLVEDENAELLKQATAFKRRKRAKKSELIFTNICSNNSCNFVGFI